The DNA window GTCGCGGCCGGTCTGACCACTGCCGCCTACGTGACGCTCAACCTGCAGCAGGCCAACTGGCGGGAGGTGCTCGCCCGGCTGCGCACGCTGCCCGGCGTGGTGCACATCGGACTGGTCGGCGGCGACTTCGATGTGATCCTGCTGGTCCGCGTGGCGGACAACACCGAGCTGCGGCACCTGGTGCTCGACGAGATCCAGGGGATGCAGGGTGTGGTCAGCACGCGGACGCTGCTGCTGTTCGAGGAGTCGGTGCCGGGCGGGTAACGCGGCTGGTCGTCAGTGTCGTCCGGGAGTGGGCGGGGGAGCAGTGAGAGCCAGCTCGGTTCGTCCAGCTGGTCGTCAGTGTCGTCGGGCGTCGTTTCCCGTGCACTCAGCACCAGCCGGACCGGCTGGTGCTGAGTGCTGGCCGGCGGATCTCGGCGGATGATGGTCGTGTCGTGGGCACGGTCTGCCGAGATTGGCGGCAGGCGGCAGGCGGGGAGCGCGCCGGCACCCCTTCACACGGCCATCACCGGCGGGAACGGCTCCCGGCTCGGCCGCGCCTCGTACTCCCTCCACGCATCCGCCAGCCGCCGCACCGCCTCCCCCAGCTCCTCCTCCGAAGCCATGAACTGCACCCGCAACCGATCCCCGCTGCCACCCCCGGCGTCCAGCCCGGCCCCCGGCAGCAC is part of the Actinoplanes missouriensis 431 genome and encodes:
- a CDS encoding Lrp/AsnC family transcriptional regulator produces the protein MLDDTDRRILAELARDGRMSMRTLAETLHISRANAYARVARLQQDGVIRGFHADVDPVAAGLTTAAYVTLNLQQANWREVLARLRTLPGVVHIGLVGGDFDVILLVRVADNTELRHLVLDEIQGMQGVVSTRTLLLFEESVPGG